The Dromaius novaehollandiae isolate bDroNov1 chromosome 5, bDroNov1.hap1, whole genome shotgun sequence genome window below encodes:
- the AKIP1 gene encoding A-kinase-interacting protein 1 isoform X2 has protein sequence MERARTAGLARAVLERARGAAAAAEADPERLGAAFAAAAEFMGHAAGQCQQSRKDPVCLVSVTSSSGLGSASPFYICGSKLVSRRGEARREKYYSLVPACRCKEHEIKHICRYHSKQAGEKVLEAAEKKNAASVVCSQPRTCQQRTRKASKDIYIEVSPGTYSITATSEDMVKQTHVK, from the exons atGGAGCGCGCGCGGAcggcggggctggcgcgggccGTGCTGGAGCgcgcgcggggcgcggcggcggctgcg GAGGCGGACCCGGAGCGCCTCGGCGCCGCCTTCGCCGCCGCGGCGGAGTTCATGGGCCACGCCGCCGGGCAGTGCCAG CAAAGCAGGAAGGACCCCGTTTGCCTTGTGTCAGTCACGTCGTCTTCAGGTCTGGGGTCAGCCTCCCCCTTCTACATCTGCGGCAGCAAGCTTGTTAGCCGCAGAGGCGAAGCCCGCCGTGAG AAGTACTATAGCTTGGTGCCAGCCTGTAGATGCAAAGAGCACGAAATCAAACACATCTGCAGATACCACAGCAAGCAAGCAGGTGAAAAAGTGTTGGAGGCTGCAGAAAAA aaaaatgCAGCCTCTGTAGTGTGCAGTCAACCTAGAACTTGCCAACAACGT accaGGAAGGCTTCCAAAGACATATACATTGAAGTTTCTCCTGGCACCTACTCTATCACAGCAACCTCAGAGGACATGGTGAAACAAACCCACGTG AAATAG
- the C5H11orf16 gene encoding uncharacterized protein C11orf16 homolog translates to MFLVEFAKPLVAHGKCPVSVQKTTQDDILEYVDGMKHSLLPGDKVLAPWEPDMVRYGPGTVLMGVETRDPLRGGAAEGGGIAGSSADGSRKYVCATGRPAAYGRVPFLSTASEDEEITVRFWNGKKRKLPLGVALWIPPSRWERTVEMIHMPFTSRLKPRENPDANSCIFSCSPVTVPIPLCTVDSLTKRGLLCWPHFHCHCGGGICCSSVPTRCICCCHPHADAWWPLPSRSLVLPREKEEAEPSRKPSSCLLGLEGPKQEEAAAAAASSLSSDLERDLEPFPTKSTMMDSAVNTDSSLLEKPRLKESARPKWKYWKRSHHKSHPSNSGISTHSSSYAKGELECKGIAAADRSGATPANQSAMFEIIEQPPTGQLTMKEILTYQDFKPPSKVR, encoded by the exons ATGTTCCTGGTAGAGTTCGCCAAACCACTTGTGGCACATGGGAAGTGTCCAGTATCTGTGCAAAAAACAACGCAGGATGATATTCTGGAATACGTGGACGGTATGAAGCACTCCTTACTCCCTGGAGACAAAGTGCTGGCCCCCTGGGAACCAGACATGGTGAGGTACGGCCCAGGGACTGTCCTCATGGGCGTTGAGACACGGGATCCCTTACGAG GAGGCGCTGCAGAGGGAGGGGGGATAGCTGGTTCCTCTGCTGACGGGAGTAGAAAGTATGTGTGCGCCACAGGCAGACCAGCTGCTTACGGCCGCGTACCTTTTCTTTCAACAGCCTCAGAAGATGAAGAGATTACGGTCCGGTTCTGGAACGGCAAGAAACGGAAACTCCCACTAGGTGTGGCACTGTGGATCCCTCCCAGCCGGTGGGAGAGGACTGTAGAGATGATCCACATGCCCTTCACCAGCAGACTGAAGCCCAGAGAAAATCCTGACGCTAACTCTTGTATTTTTTCCTGCAGTCCTGTAACAGTCCCCATTCCTCTTTGTACTGTAGATAGCCTCACTAAGCGTGGCTTGCTCTGCTGGCCACATTTTCACTGTCACTGTGGTGGTGGTATATGCTGCTCATCAGTACCCACAAGATGCATCTGCTGCTGCCATCCCCATGCTGATGCCTGGTGGCCTCTTCCTTCCCGGTCTTTGGTCCTTccgagagagaaggaagaggcagagcccagcaggaaACCCTCTTCATGCCTTCTAGGCCTGGAAGGTCCCAAacaagaagaagcagcagcagctgctgcatcttCCCTCTCTTCTGATCTGGAGCGTGACCTGGAGCCGTTCCCCACTAAGAGCACTATGATGGACAGTGCTGTTAACACCGACTCCAGTCTTCTTGAGAAGCCCAGGCTAAAGGAGTCTGCAAGACCAAAGTGGAAATACTGGAAAAGGAGCCACCACAAGTCCCATCCCAGTAATTCAG GAATCAGCACTCACAGCAGCTCATACGCAAAGGGCGAGCTGGAATGCAAAGGCATCGCTGCTGCGGACAGGTCCGGTGCTACCCCAGCTAATCAGAGTGCAATGTTTGAAATCATTGAGCAGCCTCCCACAGGGCAACTCACAATGAAAGAAATCTTAACCTACCAGGATTTCAAACCACCATCGAAGGTAAGGTAA
- the AKIP1 gene encoding A-kinase-interacting protein 1 isoform X3 yields the protein MERARTAGLARAVLERARGAAAAAEADPERLGAAFAAAAEFMGHAAGQCQKYYSLVPACRCKEHEIKHICRYHSKQAGEKVLEAAEKKNAASVVCSQPRTCQQRTRKASKDIYIEVSPGTYSITATSEDMVKQTHVVNVSAGQSVDLTFVL from the exons atGGAGCGCGCGCGGAcggcggggctggcgcgggccGTGCTGGAGCgcgcgcggggcgcggcggcggctgcg GAGGCGGACCCGGAGCGCCTCGGCGCCGCCTTCGCCGCCGCGGCGGAGTTCATGGGCCACGCCGCCGGGCAGTGCCAG AAGTACTATAGCTTGGTGCCAGCCTGTAGATGCAAAGAGCACGAAATCAAACACATCTGCAGATACCACAGCAAGCAAGCAGGTGAAAAAGTGTTGGAGGCTGCAGAAAAA aaaaatgCAGCCTCTGTAGTGTGCAGTCAACCTAGAACTTGCCAACAACGT accaGGAAGGCTTCCAAAGACATATACATTGAAGTTTCTCCTGGCACCTACTCTATCACAGCAACCTCAGAGGACATGGTGAAACAAACCCACGTGGTAAATGTCAGCGCAGGACAAAGCGTTGATTTAACTTTTGTTCTATGA
- the AKIP1 gene encoding A-kinase-interacting protein 1 isoform X1, with protein MERARTAGLARAVLERARGAAAAAEADPERLGAAFAAAAEFMGHAAGQCQQSRKDPVCLVSVTSSSGLGSASPFYICGSKLVSRRGEARREKYYSLVPACRCKEHEIKHICRYHSKQAGEKVLEAAEKKNAASVVCSQPRTCQQRTRKASKDIYIEVSPGTYSITATSEDMVKQTHVVNVSAGQSVDLTFVL; from the exons atGGAGCGCGCGCGGAcggcggggctggcgcgggccGTGCTGGAGCgcgcgcggggcgcggcggcggctgcg GAGGCGGACCCGGAGCGCCTCGGCGCCGCCTTCGCCGCCGCGGCGGAGTTCATGGGCCACGCCGCCGGGCAGTGCCAG CAAAGCAGGAAGGACCCCGTTTGCCTTGTGTCAGTCACGTCGTCTTCAGGTCTGGGGTCAGCCTCCCCCTTCTACATCTGCGGCAGCAAGCTTGTTAGCCGCAGAGGCGAAGCCCGCCGTGAG AAGTACTATAGCTTGGTGCCAGCCTGTAGATGCAAAGAGCACGAAATCAAACACATCTGCAGATACCACAGCAAGCAAGCAGGTGAAAAAGTGTTGGAGGCTGCAGAAAAA aaaaatgCAGCCTCTGTAGTGTGCAGTCAACCTAGAACTTGCCAACAACGT accaGGAAGGCTTCCAAAGACATATACATTGAAGTTTCTCCTGGCACCTACTCTATCACAGCAACCTCAGAGGACATGGTGAAACAAACCCACGTGGTAAATGTCAGCGCAGGACAAAGCGTTGATTTAACTTTTGTTCTATGA